A single genomic interval of Spinacia oleracea cultivar Varoflay chromosome 6, BTI_SOV_V1, whole genome shotgun sequence harbors:
- the LOC110787460 gene encoding protein GID8 homolog isoform X2, which yields MSIFWVVRQLAHIQESMATSKKVITKEEWEKKLKDVKIRKEDMNKLVMNFLVTEGYVDAAEKFRTESGTEHIDLATIMDRMAVKKAVQCGNVEDAIEKVNDLNPEILDTNPQLFFHLQQQRMIELIRNGKIEEALEFAQEELAPRGEENQSFLEELERTVALLAFEDVSNCPVGELLDISQRLKTASEVNAAILTSQSHEKDPKLPSLLKMLIWAQNQLDEKAAYPRINDLTSAHLEDPAV from the exons ATGTCAATATTTTGGGTTGTTCGTCAGCTTGCACATATCCAGGAATCCATG GCTACGTCGAAAAAGGTTATAACAAAGGAAGAGTGGGAGAAAAAACTTAAAGATGTAAAGATTAGAAAGGAGGATATGAACAAATTAGTGATGAATTTTCTTGTCACCGAGGGTTATGTTGATGCTGCCGAGAAGTTCCGTACGGAGTCTGGAACCGAAC ATATAGATCTCGCAACGATCATGGATCGAATGGCGGTTAAGAAGGCTGTACAGTGTGGGAATGTGGAGGACGCGATTGAGAAAGTAAATGATTTAAATCCAGAG ATACTAGATACAAACCCGCAGCTGTTTTTCCATCTTCAACAACAAAGAATGATAGAACTAATCAGGAATGGAAAGATAGAAGAGGCTCTGGAATTTGCTCAAGAAGAGCTTGCTCCAAGGGGTGAAGAAAAT CAAAGCTTCCTAGAAGAGTTGGAAAGAACGGTTGCACTCCTTGCATTTGAAGACGTCTCTAACTGTCCAGTTGGGGAGCTTTTGGACATATCTCAGCGTTTGAAGACAGCCAGTGAGGTAAATGCAGCCATTCTCACAAGTCAGAGTCATGAAAAAG ATCCCAAGCTACCAAGCTTATTGAAAATGCTGATATGGGCTCAGAATCAACTAGATGAAAAAGCAGCTTATCCTCGAATTAACGATTTAACATCTGCCCACCTAGAAGACCCGGCCGTTTAA
- the LOC110787460 gene encoding protein GID8 homolog isoform X1 has product MSIFWVVRQLAHIQESMATSKKVITKEEWEKKLKDVKIRKEDMNKLVMNFLVTEGYVDAAEKFRTESGTEPDIDLATIMDRMAVKKAVQCGNVEDAIEKVNDLNPEILDTNPQLFFHLQQQRMIELIRNGKIEEALEFAQEELAPRGEENQSFLEELERTVALLAFEDVSNCPVGELLDISQRLKTASEVNAAILTSQSHEKDPKLPSLLKMLIWAQNQLDEKAAYPRINDLTSAHLEDPAV; this is encoded by the exons ATGTCAATATTTTGGGTTGTTCGTCAGCTTGCACATATCCAGGAATCCATG GCTACGTCGAAAAAGGTTATAACAAAGGAAGAGTGGGAGAAAAAACTTAAAGATGTAAAGATTAGAAAGGAGGATATGAACAAATTAGTGATGAATTTTCTTGTCACCGAGGGTTATGTTGATGCTGCCGAGAAGTTCCGTACGGAGTCTGGAACCGAAC CAGATATAGATCTCGCAACGATCATGGATCGAATGGCGGTTAAGAAGGCTGTACAGTGTGGGAATGTGGAGGACGCGATTGAGAAAGTAAATGATTTAAATCCAGAG ATACTAGATACAAACCCGCAGCTGTTTTTCCATCTTCAACAACAAAGAATGATAGAACTAATCAGGAATGGAAAGATAGAAGAGGCTCTGGAATTTGCTCAAGAAGAGCTTGCTCCAAGGGGTGAAGAAAAT CAAAGCTTCCTAGAAGAGTTGGAAAGAACGGTTGCACTCCTTGCATTTGAAGACGTCTCTAACTGTCCAGTTGGGGAGCTTTTGGACATATCTCAGCGTTTGAAGACAGCCAGTGAGGTAAATGCAGCCATTCTCACAAGTCAGAGTCATGAAAAAG ATCCCAAGCTACCAAGCTTATTGAAAATGCTGATATGGGCTCAGAATCAACTAGATGAAAAAGCAGCTTATCCTCGAATTAACGATTTAACATCTGCCCACCTAGAAGACCCGGCCGTTTAA
- the LOC110787460 gene encoding protein GID8 homolog isoform X3, whose protein sequence is MATSKKVITKEEWEKKLKDVKIRKEDMNKLVMNFLVTEGYVDAAEKFRTESGTEPDIDLATIMDRMAVKKAVQCGNVEDAIEKVNDLNPEILDTNPQLFFHLQQQRMIELIRNGKIEEALEFAQEELAPRGEENQSFLEELERTVALLAFEDVSNCPVGELLDISQRLKTASEVNAAILTSQSHEKDPKLPSLLKMLIWAQNQLDEKAAYPRINDLTSAHLEDPAV, encoded by the exons ATG GCTACGTCGAAAAAGGTTATAACAAAGGAAGAGTGGGAGAAAAAACTTAAAGATGTAAAGATTAGAAAGGAGGATATGAACAAATTAGTGATGAATTTTCTTGTCACCGAGGGTTATGTTGATGCTGCCGAGAAGTTCCGTACGGAGTCTGGAACCGAAC CAGATATAGATCTCGCAACGATCATGGATCGAATGGCGGTTAAGAAGGCTGTACAGTGTGGGAATGTGGAGGACGCGATTGAGAAAGTAAATGATTTAAATCCAGAG ATACTAGATACAAACCCGCAGCTGTTTTTCCATCTTCAACAACAAAGAATGATAGAACTAATCAGGAATGGAAAGATAGAAGAGGCTCTGGAATTTGCTCAAGAAGAGCTTGCTCCAAGGGGTGAAGAAAAT CAAAGCTTCCTAGAAGAGTTGGAAAGAACGGTTGCACTCCTTGCATTTGAAGACGTCTCTAACTGTCCAGTTGGGGAGCTTTTGGACATATCTCAGCGTTTGAAGACAGCCAGTGAGGTAAATGCAGCCATTCTCACAAGTCAGAGTCATGAAAAAG ATCCCAAGCTACCAAGCTTATTGAAAATGCTGATATGGGCTCAGAATCAACTAGATGAAAAAGCAGCTTATCCTCGAATTAACGATTTAACATCTGCCCACCTAGAAGACCCGGCCGTTTAA